From a region of the Pieris rapae chromosome 22, ilPieRapa1.1, whole genome shotgun sequence genome:
- the LOC110992538 gene encoding cell surface glycoprotein 1 isoform X2 translates to MKIPESGNVGAYYGNEENGQWQPNGVIIDNGVGGGIVGSGDAGVLRPPAPVYPVHMPRGGPMSGYMMGGGYYGAAGPGYPPDDFADYMWMENEEEFDKQVMQQLEEEALMEQCIEAMLEDEQRERRAARDNGHGSTTSNSSTPVSLQEAISKSTLNPLAAEFVPGRARPPPEERSEQPESKELPKEETQTTEPDSTDSQLTDEKGSTPQVEPPEVSAADIQPIEDDKKSKEKPKSKSDKKKPEVKPKAKVDSKVKKDPKVKTVQSDVKAAPSESVKNEIKSVHSEKSVKSEVQSEDNPSTEVVKQSSQPPSDEPSSGFKPVNYAAAAKANKPKKATTPPASLPEKTVPPKTEKPKDKNPPKTTAPKVKTDKPAVKVDKPIQRKNSTK, encoded by the exons atgaaaatacCAGAGTCTGGAAATGTTGGAGCATATTATGGCAATGAGGAAAATGGACAGTGGCAG CCAAATGGTGTGATCATAGATAACGGAGTGGGTGGTGGGATTGTTGGTAGTGGAGATGCAGGTGTACTAAGACCACCTGCACCTGTATACCCTGTTCACATGCCAAGAGGGGGTCCAATGAGCG gTTACATGATGGGTGGTGGTTACTATGGTGCAGCAGGTCCAGGGTATCCACCTGATGACTTTGCTGACTACATGTGGATGGAAAATGAAGAGGAATTTGACAAACAG GTGATGCAACAGCTGGAAGAAGAGGCGCTAATGGAGCAATGCATTGAAGCTATGTTAGAAGACGAACAGCGAGAAAGACGTGCCGCAAGGGACAATGGACATGGCTCTAC cACAAGCAACAGTTCAACTCCTGTGTCGCTTCAAGAAGCCATCTCGAAGTCTACCCTCAACCCCTTAGCTGCAGAGTTTGTGCCAGGAAGAGCTCGTCCACCACCTG AAGAGAGATCAGAGCAACCAGAGTCAAAGGAGCTACCCAAGGAAGAAACACAGACCACTGAACCAGACAGTACAGATTCACAACTTACAGATGAAAAAG GATCAACACCACAAGTAGAACCTCCAGAAGTGAGTGCAGCAGATATTCAACCAATCGAAGATGACAAGAAGTCAAAAGAAAAACCCAAATCAAAGTCTGACAAGAAGAAGCCGGAAGTTAAACCAAAAGCAAAAGTTGACAGTAAAGTGAAAAAAGACCCCAAAGTTAAAACTGTACAAAGTGATGTGAAAGCTGCTCCAAGTGAAAGTGTTaagaatgaaattaaaagtgtTCACAGCGAGAAAAGTGTCAAAAGTGAAGTGCAAAGTGAAGACAACCCAAGCACAGAGGTTGTTAag CAATCATCCCAACCACCATCTGACGAGCCTTCATCTGGTTTCAAACCCGTAAACTACGCAGCAGCTGCTAAGGCCAACAAACCTAAGAAAGCCACTACACCTCCTGCCTCACTCCCGGAGAAGACCGTACCACCCAAAACTGAAAAACCAAAAGATAAAAACCCACCGAAAACCACAGCCCCAAAAGTAAAAACCGACAAACCGGCTGTCAAAGTTGACAAACCAATCCAAAGGAAGAAttcaactaaataa
- the LOC110992541 gene encoding DNA-directed RNA polymerase I subunit rpa49 produces the protein MTTLTADVVYPKRSSYPMIVNFQNAYVTAEFNDTECSLFTNEDNEKKTILTQLGDIIYTGEEESESIGKTLLIARDRNTGKVRIIEAGHVELKPVLKNDLNASQVLETSGLELSRKFGSKKQKKQMEQRERLKMNVETVTQQVEKTIANVSVDQLDVSNYENTTESDDFYVPPINRSATSVEDVYDTKKIINGDDFEKILSEIEGKDCSEEILPSIQAIVDKNPTEMQKVYGIYASCLAKFFTATMRDINKKTYNICNSSVTLNNIIIQNFTKSINNKRGRPAEYKDKAFCHFVVLLLLMNNFKISMDTVCEVMKIAPRTVLTKVRVTGATQIKQGNKSVLHLKLPLQVKVFKRRK, from the exons ATGACAACATTAACAGCAGATGTGGTGTATCCGAAACGATCATCTTATCCGATGATAGTTAATTTTCAAAACGCATATGTTACGGCCGAATTTAATGATACCGAGTGTTCACTGTTTACCAATGAAgataacgaaaaaaaaactatattaactCAACTGggagatattatttatacaggaGAAGAAGAAAGTGAATCAATAGGGAAAACATTGTTGATCGCTCGAGATCGAAATACAGGAAAAGTTCGCATAATAGAAGCAGGTCATGTTGAGTTAAAACCAGTCCTTAAAAATGATCTGAATGCATCTCAAGTCCTGGAGACAAGTGGATTAGAGTTAAGCCGTAAATTTGGTTCAAAGAAGcagaaaaaacaaatggaaCAGAGAGAAAGGTTAAAGATGAATGTGGAGACAGTTACTCAACAG GTTGAAAAAACTATAGCAAATGTGAGTGTAGATCAGCTTGATGTAtctaattatgaaaatacaaCTGAATCAGATGATTTCTATGTACCACCAATAAATAGAAGTGCTACAAGTGTTGAAGATGTTTATGacacaaagaaaataataaatggagatgattttgaaaagattttatcaGAAATTGAAGGTAAGGATTGTAGTGAGGAAATACTACCATCCATACAAGCTATAGTTGATAAAAATCCCACAGAAATGCAAAAAGTATATGGCATATATGCAAGTTGTCTAGCAAAATTCTTTACTGCAACTATGAGAGACATAAACaagaaaacttataatatatgcaatagTTCAGTAACACTAAACAATatcataattcaaaattttacaaaatctattaataataaacgtgGACGGCCAGCAGAGTATAAAGATAAAGCATTCTgtcattttgttgttttattacttttaatgaacaattttaaaatatctatggaTACTGTGTGTGAGGTCATGAAAATTGCACCAAGGACTGTTTTAACAAAAGTGAGAGTAACGGGAGCAACACAAATAAAGCAAGGGAATAAAAGTGTGTTGCATCTAAAATTACCACTACAAGTCAAAGTGTTTAAAAGAAGGAAATAG
- the LOC110992538 gene encoding cell surface glycoprotein 1 isoform X1 translates to MKIPESGNVGAYYGNEENGQWQPNGVIIDNGVGGGIVGSGDAGVLRPPAPVYPVHMPRGGPMSGECMIVHWGMGQNMYSSECGYMMGGGYYGAAGPGYPPDDFADYMWMENEEEFDKQVMQQLEEEALMEQCIEAMLEDEQRERRAARDNGHGSTTSNSSTPVSLQEAISKSTLNPLAAEFVPGRARPPPEERSEQPESKELPKEETQTTEPDSTDSQLTDEKGSTPQVEPPEVSAADIQPIEDDKKSKEKPKSKSDKKKPEVKPKAKVDSKVKKDPKVKTVQSDVKAAPSESVKNEIKSVHSEKSVKSEVQSEDNPSTEVVKQSSQPPSDEPSSGFKPVNYAAAAKANKPKKATTPPASLPEKTVPPKTEKPKDKNPPKTTAPKVKTDKPAVKVDKPIQRKNSTK, encoded by the exons atgaaaatacCAGAGTCTGGAAATGTTGGAGCATATTATGGCAATGAGGAAAATGGACAGTGGCAG CCAAATGGTGTGATCATAGATAACGGAGTGGGTGGTGGGATTGTTGGTAGTGGAGATGCAGGTGTACTAAGACCACCTGCACCTGTATACCCTGTTCACATGCCAAGAGGGGGTCCAATGAGCGGTGAGTGTATGATAGTCCACTGGGGCATGGGACAGAATATGTATTCCAGTGAGTGCG gTTACATGATGGGTGGTGGTTACTATGGTGCAGCAGGTCCAGGGTATCCACCTGATGACTTTGCTGACTACATGTGGATGGAAAATGAAGAGGAATTTGACAAACAG GTGATGCAACAGCTGGAAGAAGAGGCGCTAATGGAGCAATGCATTGAAGCTATGTTAGAAGACGAACAGCGAGAAAGACGTGCCGCAAGGGACAATGGACATGGCTCTAC cACAAGCAACAGTTCAACTCCTGTGTCGCTTCAAGAAGCCATCTCGAAGTCTACCCTCAACCCCTTAGCTGCAGAGTTTGTGCCAGGAAGAGCTCGTCCACCACCTG AAGAGAGATCAGAGCAACCAGAGTCAAAGGAGCTACCCAAGGAAGAAACACAGACCACTGAACCAGACAGTACAGATTCACAACTTACAGATGAAAAAG GATCAACACCACAAGTAGAACCTCCAGAAGTGAGTGCAGCAGATATTCAACCAATCGAAGATGACAAGAAGTCAAAAGAAAAACCCAAATCAAAGTCTGACAAGAAGAAGCCGGAAGTTAAACCAAAAGCAAAAGTTGACAGTAAAGTGAAAAAAGACCCCAAAGTTAAAACTGTACAAAGTGATGTGAAAGCTGCTCCAAGTGAAAGTGTTaagaatgaaattaaaagtgtTCACAGCGAGAAAAGTGTCAAAAGTGAAGTGCAAAGTGAAGACAACCCAAGCACAGAGGTTGTTAag CAATCATCCCAACCACCATCTGACGAGCCTTCATCTGGTTTCAAACCCGTAAACTACGCAGCAGCTGCTAAGGCCAACAAACCTAAGAAAGCCACTACACCTCCTGCCTCACTCCCGGAGAAGACCGTACCACCCAAAACTGAAAAACCAAAAGATAAAAACCCACCGAAAACCACAGCCCCAAAAGTAAAAACCGACAAACCGGCTGTCAAAGTTGACAAACCAATCCAAAGGAAGAAttcaactaaataa